One window of the Esox lucius isolate fEsoLuc1 chromosome 8, fEsoLuc1.pri, whole genome shotgun sequence genome contains the following:
- the znf648 gene encoding zinc finger protein 648 → MAEERPSWTSERFADKVYISKRSIRKNQINKIHYISQVPSDSGKVGNDFNQSDNDDNDSLSNSSCTGMVYLNPQTPTLTLAEKFAELNSGEDKRWSPYHDPCSPSGPPAAIEHNIANRRGSTGLEGVYPDSCNNQKIIKRRLQRKVCSNDPSDLKLRLVREMSPKPKVTHSDIRCDVRDMFDVCGTKGNWKSGMSLVIPPMLNKAATMIDACEEDKVPIFFAAMKKRGVEGDTENRPYKCTHCNWAFKKSSNLQSHLDTHSGLKAHVCDLCGKAYSHQGTLQQHKRLHTGERPYHCPFCDKTYIWSSDYRKHIRTHTGEKPYMCDICSKDFVRSSDLRKHERNMHTNNKPFPCTQCGKTFNKPLSLLRHERTHLGDRPFSCPDCGKAFAVASRMAEHQKVHSGVRPYTCTVCAKSFTKSSNLVEHQAVHSGIRPHKCSDCGVSFAMASRLIRHQRVHTGEKPFSCTGCSMSFSRTAALKRHQENTCAGRIFVCVECNRAFQCDSQLTEHMKSHAAAATKEDN, encoded by the coding sequence ATGGCTGAAGAAAGGCCATCATGGACCTCTGAAAGGTTTGCTGATAAAGTGTACATTTCCAAGAGAAGTATCAGGAAaaaccaaataaacaaaatacactACATTTCCCAAGTGCCGTCAGACAGTGGAAAAGTGGGAAATGACTTTAACCAATCtgataatgatgataatgattCACTCTCAAATAGCAGCTGCACCGGAATGGTTTATTTAAACCCACAAACACCTACCTTGACCCTGGCTGAGAAGTTTGCTGAGCTCAACTCTGGAGAAGACAAGAGATGGTCTCCCTATCATGACCCCTGTAGTCCTTCAGGCCCACCAGCAGCCATTGAACACAATATAGCCAATAGGAGAGGCTCTACTGGCCTGGAAGGGGTCTACCCAGACTCATGCAATAACCAAAAGATTATAAAAAGGAGACTGCAGAGGAAAGTGTGTAGTAATGATCCTTCCGATCTGAAGCTGCGTCTGGTGAGAGAGATGAGCCCAAAACCCAAGGTCACTCATTCTGATATACGTTGTGATGTGCGAGATATGTTTGATGTGTGTGGGACAAAAGGAAATTGGAAGAGTGGAATGTCACTAGTAATTCCCCCTATGTTGAACAAAGCTGCGACCATGATCGACGCCTGCGAAGAGGACAAGGTGCCTATATTCTTCGCTGCCATGAAGAAACGTGGGGTGGAAGGAGACACAGAAAATCGGCCATACAAATGTACCCACTGCAACTGGGCCTTCAAGAAGTCCAGCAATTTGCAGAGCCACCTGGACACTCATAGTGGCCTGAAGGCTCATGTGTGTGACCTCTGCGGCAAGGCCTATTCCCACCAGGGGACGTTGCAGCAGCACAAGCGCCTGCACACTGGAGAGAGACCCTACCACTGCCCCTTCTGTGACAAGACCTACATCTGGTCGTCCGATTACCGCAAGCACATCCGCACGCACACCGGTGAGAAGCCATACATGTGCGATATCTGCAGCAAGGACTTTGTCCGCTCCTCAGACCTGCGGAAGCATGAGCGCAACATGCACACCAACAACAAGCCTTTCCCCTGCACGCAGTGCGGCAAGACCTTCAATAAGCCACTGTCCCTGCTCCGCCACGAGCGCACCCACCTGGGCGATCGGCCCTTCAGCTGTCCCGACTGCGGGAAAGCCTTCGCAGTGGCCAGCCGCATGGCCGAGCACCAGAAGGTGCACAGCGGAGTGAGACCCTACACCTGCACCGTCTGCGCTAAGTCCTTCACCAAGTCCTCCAACCTGGTGGAGCACCAGGCCGTGCACAGCGGCATCCGGCCCCACAAGTGCTCTGATTGCGGGGTGTCATTCGCCATGGCGTCCCGCCTGATCCGTCACCAGCGAGTCCACACCGGGGAGAAGCCTTTCAGCTGCACCGGCTGTAGTATGTCCTTTAGCCGTACGGCCGCTCTGAAGCGCCACCAGGAGAACACGTGTGCAGGGAggatctttgtgtgtgtggagtgtaaCAGAGCTTTCCAGTGTGACTCTCAGCTCACTGAGCACATGAAGAGCCATGCTGCTGCAGCCACAAAGGAAGACAACTGA